A region of Ferruginibacter albus DNA encodes the following proteins:
- a CDS encoding tetratricopeptide repeat protein: MIKKFSSLFIFFAIVFSTAFSQATFPVTDPQKAFKEAKELFIQQQYALAYPLFKEIKQQYLDNQKSNHLYLNEDFDYYYIVCGLKLQLPIAAEDAKHYIDWTNNDPRNQLMSFHLAHYYFAKENFTDALFNYERAGLDNLTNDEIADAKFEKAYCYFNLKRFDEAFPLFNEIHQLPDNKYYKAANYYYGFICFYKHQYSEALQAFQVVENENEYKGIVPYYVAEIYYLQGDKEKARQYGEAALQKGGLYYDKEMKQLLGQIYFEKGDFKTALPYLEYYVNNSNKVSKENLYEISYCYYKDGQLNKAIDGFKQLSNEKDSLGQSSMYLLGDCYLKTNQKENARNAFQYCALNSSNKAQQEISRFNYAKLSYELGYQDIALNETKKFLNDYPNSDYVTEAKELLVALLANTNNFNDALTLYRSFTKPTASMQKVYPRILYGRAVEYLNDQQINAADDLFNELVALPASNVTPYANFWKGEIDYRTGKYDDAIRFSGLYLQSNVPSQGEATPTAAKYNIGYSWLKKENYRQALTYFEPLGKPLITSTTLQQDAYVRTADCYYMIKDFSTANTMYSYVVDNALPQSDYALFQKAMIAGIKSSPDKIKILNNLTRQYSQSSLVPDADLEIANTYMANEDFKSAIPALNNLLTTNNTGYKPAAYLKLGLCYYNLNDNNSALTNYKTLLQQYPQSTEADEALDNIKSIYVEEGKPDEYVTLVNSMGKSISVSEADSLTYAAAELKYSNGDCKGSIAGFNNYLNKYPNGSYVLDANYFSAECYNQNKDWQNALKNYEVVSAQGISKYFEKATLSAARINYFELTDYKNAKKDFDLLRANAVNEDNKLEALRGVVRCYYQLKDYTQANDAAKELLTKKGISTDDKSVAFLVLGKSQQSANDCNGAMASFKSCAAINKSAWGAEARYELANCQFSLGNYNAAEKSAQTVIKETPSYDYWLTKAYILIGDVFMQKKDYFNAKATYQSVAQNSTIAEIKQEAQQKYDKAVAEEKSGSKLDN; this comes from the coding sequence ATGATAAAAAAGTTCAGTTCTCTATTTATATTTTTTGCCATTGTCTTCAGTACGGCTTTTTCACAGGCAACCTTTCCTGTGACCGATCCGCAAAAAGCATTCAAAGAAGCAAAGGAATTATTTATCCAACAGCAATATGCGTTGGCTTATCCGTTGTTTAAAGAGATCAAACAACAATATCTTGATAACCAAAAAAGCAATCATCTTTATTTAAATGAAGACTTCGATTACTACTACATTGTATGCGGATTGAAATTGCAACTGCCGATCGCTGCTGAAGATGCAAAGCATTACATTGATTGGACAAACAATGATCCTCGTAACCAATTAATGAGCTTTCATTTGGCACATTATTATTTTGCAAAGGAAAATTTTACGGACGCATTATTTAATTATGAACGGGCAGGATTAGATAACCTGACCAATGATGAAATTGCAGATGCAAAATTTGAAAAAGCCTATTGCTATTTTAATCTAAAACGCTTTGATGAAGCTTTTCCGCTGTTCAATGAAATTCATCAATTACCTGATAATAAATATTACAAGGCGGCTAATTATTATTATGGGTTTATTTGTTTTTACAAACATCAATACAGTGAAGCTTTACAGGCTTTCCAGGTAGTAGAAAATGAAAATGAATATAAAGGCATAGTTCCTTATTATGTAGCTGAAATATATTATTTGCAAGGGGATAAAGAAAAAGCAAGACAATACGGTGAAGCTGCTTTGCAAAAAGGCGGCTTGTATTACGATAAGGAAATGAAACAATTGTTGGGGCAGATATATTTTGAAAAAGGAGATTTTAAAACAGCATTGCCCTACTTGGAATATTATGTGAACAATAGTAATAAAGTAAGCAAGGAAAATCTATATGAAATAAGTTATTGCTATTATAAAGATGGACAGTTGAATAAAGCAATTGATGGGTTTAAACAATTGAGCAATGAAAAAGATTCATTAGGACAAAGCTCTATGTATTTGTTGGGTGATTGCTATTTAAAAACAAATCAAAAGGAAAATGCAAGGAATGCATTTCAATATTGTGCATTGAACAGCAGTAATAAAGCACAACAGGAGATATCCCGATTTAATTATGCCAAACTTTCTTATGAATTAGGCTACCAGGATATTGCGCTAAATGAAACGAAGAAATTTTTGAATGATTATCCTAATTCTGACTATGTAACAGAAGCAAAAGAACTGCTGGTGGCATTGCTGGCAAATACCAACAACTTTAATGATGCGCTCACATTATATCGTTCCTTTACCAAGCCAACCGCTTCTATGCAAAAAGTGTATCCACGCATTTTATATGGAAGAGCGGTAGAATATTTGAACGATCAGCAAATAAATGCAGCAGACGATCTGTTTAATGAGTTGGTAGCATTGCCTGCCTCTAACGTTACTCCGTATGCGAATTTCTGGAAAGGAGAAATTGATTATCGTACCGGAAAATATGATGATGCCATTCGCTTTTCGGGGTTGTATTTACAAAGTAATGTTCCTTCACAAGGAGAAGCAACGCCAACCGCTGCAAAATATAATATAGGTTATAGCTGGCTTAAGAAAGAAAATTATCGCCAGGCGTTAACTTATTTTGAGCCATTGGGCAAGCCATTGATCACTTCTACCACATTACAGCAAGATGCATATGTACGCACCGCTGATTGCTATTACATGATAAAAGATTTTTCTACAGCCAATACCATGTATAGTTATGTTGTGGACAATGCATTGCCTCAAAGCGATTATGCTTTATTCCAGAAAGCAATGATAGCCGGAATAAAAAGTTCTCCTGATAAAATAAAAATATTGAATAACCTTACGCGTCAATATTCACAAAGCAGTTTGGTGCCGGATGCAGACCTGGAAATAGCAAACACTTATATGGCAAACGAGGATTTTAAAAGCGCCATTCCTGCTTTGAATAATTTGCTTACAACCAATAACACCGGATATAAGCCAGCGGCTTATTTGAAATTAGGATTGTGCTATTATAACCTGAATGATAATAATTCAGCATTAACTAATTACAAAACATTACTACAGCAATATCCGCAATCAACCGAAGCCGATGAAGCGCTGGACAATATTAAAAGCATTTATGTAGAGGAAGGAAAACCCGATGAATATGTTACGCTGGTAAATAGTATGGGCAAAAGTATTTCTGTGTCAGAAGCGGACTCTTTGACCTATGCGGCGGCTGAATTAAAATACAGTAATGGAGATTGTAAGGGTTCTATTGCCGGGTTCAATAATTATCTAAACAAATATCCAAACGGTTCTTATGTATTAGATGCAAATTATTTTTCAGCAGAATGTTATAATCAAAATAAAGATTGGCAAAATGCTTTGAAAAATTACGAGGTTGTAAGTGCACAAGGTATCAGCAAGTATTTCGAAAAGGCAACCTTATCTGCAGCCCGTATTAATTATTTTGAATTAACGGATTATAAGAATGCTAAAAAGGATTTTGACCTGTTAAGAGCAAATGCGGTAAATGAAGATAATAAACTGGAAGCCTTGAGAGGAGTAGTTCGTTGTTATTATCAATTGAAAGATTATACACAGGCAAATGATGCAGCAAAAGAGTTATTAACCAAAAAAGGAATTAGCACAGATGATAAATCGGTGGCGTTTTTAGTATTGGGTAAATCTCAACAGTCCGCAAACGACTGTAATGGGGCAATGGCATCGTTCAAATCCTGCGCAGCAATAAATAAATCCGCCTGGGGAGCAGAAGCAAGGTATGAATTAGCAAATTGTCAGTTCAGTTTGGGCAATTATAATGCTGCTGAAAAATCAGCGCAGACGGTTATTAAAGAAACGCCATCTTATGATTATTGGTTAACCAAAGCTTATATCTTAATAGGTGATGTGTTCATGCAGAAGAAAGATTATTTCAATGCAAAGGCAACGTACCAAAGTGTAGCACAAAATTCAACTATTGCAGAAATAAAACAGGAAGCGCAACAGAAGTACGACAAAGCAGTTGCAGAAGAAAAGTCCGGTTCAAAACTAGATAATTAA
- a CDS encoding DoxX family protein yields the protein MKKLLSINYSDGAFNVAMLFLRVTVSVLMMSHGYQKLVGFGDIKDHFISFLGLGATLSLILCIFAEFFCSILLILGLFTRLAAIPLIINMCVIVFKVNHADFFGKGVDGPCLYLICYVVLLLIGPGKASVDNMIGK from the coding sequence ATGAAGAAATTACTTTCTATTAATTATTCTGATGGGGCTTTTAATGTTGCTATGTTATTTTTAAGAGTTACCGTTAGTGTTTTAATGATGAGTCACGGGTATCAAAAATTAGTTGGATTTGGTGACATAAAAGATCATTTCATTTCCTTCTTAGGATTGGGCGCAACGCTTTCTTTGATCCTTTGCATTTTTGCAGAATTCTTTTGTTCCATATTATTAATATTAGGATTGTTTACGCGGCTTGCTGCTATTCCTTTAATAATAAACATGTGTGTAATAGTGTTTAAAGTAAATCATGCCGATTTTTTTGGCAAAGGTGTAGACGGACCTTGCCTTTACCTGATCTGCTATGTTGTGTTGCTGTTAATTGGCCCTGGTAAAGCTAGTGTAGATAATATGATCGGAAAATAA
- a CDS encoding energy transducer TonB, producing MQKIFLTAIILFGLMNFSSAQITAKVDSTSPVMSGKKANTAQENVVFARVEKEASFPGGLAGWRDFLMKNLDAYVPIANKAPNGTYTVIIRFIVSKDGSISDVEAETNKGYGMEAEAIRVIKMGPKWIAARQNGRVVNAYRRQPITFVVQ from the coding sequence ATGCAAAAAATATTTTTAACTGCTATTATTTTATTTGGCTTGATGAATTTTAGTTCAGCACAAATCACGGCAAAAGTTGATTCTACAAGTCCTGTTATGTCGGGGAAAAAAGCGAATACCGCACAGGAAAATGTTGTATTTGCAAGAGTAGAAAAGGAAGCATCTTTTCCGGGAGGGCTTGCAGGTTGGCGCGACTTTTTAATGAAAAACCTGGATGCCTATGTTCCAATAGCCAATAAAGCACCGAATGGTACTTATACTGTTATTATAAGGTTTATAGTTTCAAAAGATGGCAGTATTTCAGATGTTGAAGCAGAAACAAATAAAGGTTATGGAATGGAGGCTGAAGCAATTCGTGTAATTAAAATGGGCCCCAAATGGATTGCTGCCAGGCAAAATGGACGTGTTGTAAATGCTTATCGCAGACAACCGATCACATTTGTAGTACAATAA
- a CDS encoding DoxX family protein, giving the protein MKKIKIWYWVFTILFAGLMFFSAIPDVMVSKDAINIVTDMLGYPKYFIAFIGVAKVLGVIAILIPGFPRIKEWAYAGLFFDLIGATYSGLAKGGFQLPMLGMLVFFIPGILSYVFYHKKISTVD; this is encoded by the coding sequence ATGAAAAAGATAAAGATCTGGTATTGGGTATTTACCATTTTATTTGCAGGCTTAATGTTTTTTTCAGCCATTCCTGATGTTATGGTTTCAAAAGACGCCATTAATATTGTGACAGATATGTTAGGTTACCCGAAATATTTTATTGCATTTATTGGAGTAGCAAAAGTGTTAGGTGTCATTGCTATTTTGATCCCGGGTTTTCCACGCATTAAAGAATGGGCTTATGCAGGATTATTTTTCGATTTGATCGGCGCTACTTATTCCGGTTTGGCAAAAGGAGGTTTTCAATTGCCGATGTTGGGTATGCTGGTGTTTTTTATACCGGGAATATTATCGTATGTTTTTTATCATAAAAAAATAAGTACTGTTGATTAA
- a CDS encoding glycosyl hydrolase family 28 protein — protein sequence MKKILSFCAIYLFALSTFAQSTIPVDTNWNQLSNVLTRIKAPTFPNVAINIVNLGAPTNGTTIATSYIQKAIDSCTKIGGGRVVIPAGTFLTGALTLKNNVNLYISKNATLKFSTNTNNYLPVVLTRFESVECYNFSPFIYSYGASNIAVTGSGTLDGQASNSNWWAWKTSAQATTDNNLLNQQGQDGVPVEQRVYGSGHQLRPAFIQFYNSKNILIDSVTIINSPMWEVNPVLSENVTVSNITINSHGPNNDGCDPECCKDVLIYNCSFSTGDDCIAVKSGRNNDGRRVNVPCQYVVIQKCTMADGHGAVTLGSECSGGINNVFAEDCNMSSTNLGTILRFKTNSLRGGIIENIFMRNCTVGQITTGDILDVDMNYQEGDVGTFTPVIRNIELNNVTCAKSASVWNVDAYARSPLTDIKIINCNFSNAFTTGTLTNVSRLQVYNSFINNKIPLIPTNATGFTEAETYSNKSSWGWSNVLTGYSGNAYMEFADSSNYIEWTTTRTSDEIDTLNIRYANTDTVTKPCTVLVNGTNAGQFTFSSTQSNWANEKKNIFLYKGTNTIRLVAFNNKPGAYIDRFSTMVRPAMITLSDTFALCPNDDLQLNSGMHGNRSWQWQINTDTGFANIYDNALYTGTTNDTLHLTNLPDSLYGNQYRCVITAPGSQNLSHTFVIKFAVNWTGAVSTLWEDPANWACGIIPDTNTDVIIKAPVLNYPVVNDPSFARSVSVYSSATLIIHDNSLLNIGRKQ from the coding sequence ATGAAAAAGATACTTTCTTTTTGTGCTATTTATTTATTTGCTCTTTCAACCTTTGCACAATCAACTATACCTGTTGATACCAACTGGAATCAATTATCCAATGTATTAACAAGAATAAAAGCACCAACATTTCCTAACGTAGCTATTAATATTGTAAATCTTGGCGCACCCACTAATGGCACTACCATCGCAACTTCTTACATCCAAAAAGCAATTGATTCCTGTACTAAAATCGGAGGAGGAAGAGTTGTTATTCCTGCCGGAACATTTTTAACGGGAGCGCTTACACTAAAAAACAATGTCAATCTCTATATTTCAAAAAATGCTACCTTAAAATTCAGTACTAATACTAATAATTATTTGCCGGTGGTATTAACCCGTTTTGAAAGTGTGGAGTGTTATAACTTCTCTCCATTTATTTATTCTTATGGTGCAAGCAACATTGCAGTAACCGGTTCGGGCACTTTAGATGGACAAGCGTCTAACAGCAATTGGTGGGCATGGAAAACTTCTGCCCAGGCAACTACTGATAATAACTTATTGAATCAACAAGGGCAGGATGGCGTTCCTGTAGAACAACGGGTATATGGCAGTGGTCATCAGCTGCGCCCGGCATTCATCCAGTTTTATAATAGCAAAAATATTTTGATAGATAGTGTTACTATTATTAATTCTCCCATGTGGGAAGTAAATCCTGTGTTAAGCGAAAATGTAACTGTCTCTAACATTACTATCAATTCTCACGGACCTAATAATGATGGCTGCGATCCTGAATGTTGCAAAGACGTATTAATATATAATTGTTCTTTCAGTACAGGCGATGACTGTATTGCTGTTAAATCAGGCAGAAACAATGATGGCAGAAGAGTAAATGTTCCTTGTCAATATGTAGTGATACAAAAATGCACCATGGCTGATGGGCATGGCGCTGTAACATTGGGCAGCGAATGCTCCGGTGGCATCAATAATGTATTTGCGGAAGATTGCAATATGAGTAGTACGAACCTGGGTACTATTCTTCGTTTTAAAACCAACTCTTTACGTGGCGGTATTATTGAAAATATTTTTATGCGTAATTGTACTGTTGGGCAAATCACTACCGGAGATATTTTAGATGTGGACATGAATTACCAGGAAGGTGATGTAGGAACATTCACTCCCGTTATCCGCAACATAGAATTAAATAACGTCACTTGTGCTAAGAGCGCTTCGGTATGGAATGTAGATGCTTATGCCCGTTCCCCATTAACGGACATAAAAATTATTAATTGCAATTTTAGTAACGCCTTTACAACGGGCACATTAACCAACGTAAGCAGGCTACAGGTGTACAATAGTTTTATCAACAATAAAATTCCATTGATACCAACCAATGCTACCGGTTTTACAGAAGCTGAAACCTATAGCAATAAATCCTCCTGGGGATGGAGCAATGTATTAACAGGATATAGCGGAAACGCATACATGGAATTTGCAGACAGCAGCAATTATATTGAATGGACCACTACACGAACATCAGATGAAATCGACACATTGAATATTCGATATGCCAATACAGATACTGTTACCAAGCCTTGTACTGTTTTGGTGAATGGTACCAATGCGGGACAATTCACCTTTTCTTCTACACAATCCAATTGGGCAAACGAAAAGAAAAATATCTTTTTATATAAAGGAACCAATACGATTCGGTTGGTTGCTTTCAACAATAAACCCGGCGCTTATATTGATCGGTTTAGTACAATGGTACGTCCTGCAATGATAACACTTAGCGATACGTTTGCTTTATGTCCTAATGATGACCTGCAATTAAATTCGGGCATGCATGGCAACAGAAGTTGGCAGTGGCAGATCAATACGGATACCGGCTTTGCAAATATTTATGATAATGCTTTATATACCGGCACTACAAACGATACATTACATCTAACCAACTTACCTGATTCTTTATATGGCAATCAATATCGTTGCGTGATCACTGCACCGGGTTCGCAAAACCTTAGTCACACGTTTGTTATAAAATTTGCTGTTAACTGGACAGGTGCTGTCAGCACTTTATGGGAAGATCCTGCTAATTGGGCATGCGGTATAATCCCTGACACTAATACTGATGTGATCATAAAAGCTCCTGTACTTAATTATCCTGTTGTAAACGATCCTTCTTTTGCAAGAAGCGTAAGTGTTTATTCATCAGCAACATTAATTATTCATGATAATTCGTTATTAAATATTGGGAGAAAACAATAA
- a CDS encoding acyl-CoA thioesterase has protein sequence MFTSETTIRIHYALTDQMGMVYYGNYAQFYEIGRVEAFRQLGYSYKDIEAFGIIMPVTDFHCRYLRPAKYDDIITVKTTLKELPHRHKILFYSEIYNEQKELLSTAEITLYILEKTFMKRTELPEALKETLLPYFSN, from the coding sequence ATGTTTACCAGCGAAACAACCATTCGTATACATTATGCACTTACCGATCAAATGGGGATGGTGTATTATGGAAATTATGCCCAGTTTTATGAAATAGGCAGAGTAGAAGCTTTCAGGCAATTGGGCTATTCCTATAAAGACATTGAAGCATTTGGCATTATTATGCCTGTAACAGATTTTCATTGCCGCTATCTTCGTCCTGCAAAGTATGATGATATTATAACGGTAAAGACCACTCTAAAAGAATTACCACATCGACATAAGATCCTTTTTTATTCAGAAATATATAATGAACAAAAAGAATTATTAAGTACTGCCGAAATTACCTTGTACATACTGGAAAAAACTTTTATGAAACGCACCGAATTACCCGAAGCATTAAAGGAAACGTTGTTGCCTTATTTTTCAAATTAA
- a CDS encoding glycosyl hydrolase family 8 — protein MKVKFLLISFFISCIITAQPLHPFPQHSTYFDGVIVPDHISQKELDDSVTSFYDQWKEKYLKQSACSNSYYIWAENSAKNYASVSEGQGYGMMIMVLMAGYDTAARSIFDGLFRYYKEHPSKRNQYLMSWAQINNCKEFEESAATDGDIDIAYSLLLANAQWTSNSGINYFQEAKNIVNAIEMQDINKTSFTILESNSIEEDSRDYFDMRSSDFIPSEIRSFSVTDSNTWAKVLNNNYTLFNFLQNEYSDGTGLVPDFIQSINIKPKPARRLYLESIYDGMYYYNACRVPWRIATDYIVNGDVRAKKFIAPINKWIQETTQGNPDNISAGYSLQGDDIKTKNFEALSFITSFAVAAMIDNKNQQWLNSLWDYTIHFKLNDFDYYDNTIKMINLVILSHNYWAP, from the coding sequence TTGAAAGTAAAATTCCTACTCATATCATTTTTTATATCCTGTATCATTACTGCTCAACCACTACACCCATTCCCTCAACATTCTACATATTTTGATGGAGTAATTGTTCCTGATCATATTTCACAAAAAGAACTGGATGATTCTGTTACTTCATTTTATGATCAGTGGAAAGAAAAATATTTAAAACAGAGCGCATGTTCCAATAGCTATTATATCTGGGCAGAGAATAGTGCTAAGAACTACGCAAGCGTTTCTGAAGGACAAGGCTATGGAATGATGATAATGGTATTGATGGCAGGATATGATACAGCAGCACGATCAATATTTGATGGATTGTTCAGGTATTACAAAGAACACCCCAGCAAAAGAAATCAATATTTAATGTCGTGGGCACAAATCAATAACTGTAAAGAATTTGAGGAAAGCGCTGCAACAGATGGAGATATTGATATTGCTTATTCCCTTTTGTTGGCAAATGCGCAATGGACAAGCAATAGCGGTATAAATTACTTCCAGGAAGCAAAAAATATCGTTAATGCAATTGAAATGCAGGACATCAATAAAACATCTTTTACCATTTTAGAAAGCAATTCTATTGAAGAAGATAGTAGGGATTATTTTGATATGCGTTCTTCTGATTTTATTCCGTCTGAGATAAGATCATTTTCTGTTACCGATAGCAATACATGGGCAAAAGTGTTGAACAATAATTATACGTTGTTTAATTTTCTGCAAAATGAATACAGTGATGGAACTGGACTGGTACCAGATTTCATTCAGAGCATAAACATCAAACCCAAACCTGCCAGAAGACTTTATTTAGAAAGTATTTACGATGGCATGTATTATTACAATGCCTGCCGGGTGCCCTGGCGTATTGCTACTGATTATATTGTGAATGGAGATGTTCGTGCAAAAAAATTTATAGCTCCTATCAACAAATGGATACAGGAAACTACACAAGGCAATCCTGATAATATTTCTGCCGGCTATTCTTTACAGGGCGATGATATCAAAACAAAAAACTTTGAAGCTCTAAGCTTTATTACTTCGTTTGCTGTTGCAGCTATGATCGATAATAAAAATCAACAATGGCTAAACAGCTTATGGGATTATACCATTCATTTTAAATTGAATGATTTTGATTATTATGATAATACTATAAAGATGATCAACCTGGTTATTTTATCTCATAATTACTGGGCTCCTTAA
- a CDS encoding sodium-translocating pyrophosphatase — translation MNQLIYAIPAVGLIGLLYTFIKFSWVSKQDAGTDRMKEISNYIAEGAMAFLKAEYKILTYFVIIAALLLGVMGSTNANSHWSISLAFVLGAVFSATAGYIGMRIATKANVRTAEAARTSLSKALKVSFTGGSVMGLGVAGLAVLGLGGLFIILKAIFAPDAPVGSIEMERTIEILTGFSLGAESIALFARVGGGIYTKAADVGADLVGKVEAGIPEDDPRNPATIADNVGDNVGDVAGMGADLFGSYVATVLATMVLGRETVSAGDKFGGLAPILLPMLIAAMGILFSIVGTFFVKISDKAGLSTEAVQKALNMGNWGSIVLTAIASYFLVYFVLPDHLSLRGYDFTPSGVFGAILVGLGVGTLMSIITEYFTAMGKRPVLSIVRQSGTGHATNIIGGLAVGMESTLLPILVLAAGIYGSYHCAGLYGVAIAAAGMMATTAMQLAIDAFGPIADNAGGIAEMSELPKEVREKTDILDAVGNTTAATGKGFAIASAALTALALFAAFVGIAGIDGIDIYHADVLAGLFVGGMIPFIFSSLAIKAVGQAAMAMVEEVRRQFRTIPGIMEGTGKPEYDKCVAISTDASIKKMLLPGAIAILSPLVIGFIFGPEVLGGFLAGATVSGVLMGMFQNNAGGAWDNAKKSFEKGVEINGETHYKKSEPHKASVTGDTVGDPFKDTSGPSMNILIKLMSIVSLVIAPTLAKIHHNKIEENRKAKIETLMRVGRDNK, via the coding sequence ATGAACCAATTGATTTACGCTATCCCCGCCGTAGGACTTATTGGCTTGCTTTACACATTTATTAAGTTCTCGTGGGTATCGAAACAAGACGCCGGAACTGACCGGATGAAAGAAATCAGTAACTATATAGCCGAAGGTGCTATGGCTTTTCTTAAAGCAGAATACAAGATCCTTACCTATTTCGTAATTATCGCCGCTTTATTATTAGGTGTTATGGGCAGTACCAATGCCAACAGTCATTGGAGCATTTCGCTTGCCTTTGTGTTGGGAGCGGTTTTCAGCGCTACTGCCGGTTATATCGGTATGCGCATTGCTACCAAAGCTAACGTACGCACTGCAGAAGCTGCACGTACCAGCCTAAGTAAAGCCTTAAAGGTGTCCTTTACCGGGGGCAGTGTAATGGGCTTAGGCGTTGCCGGTTTGGCGGTTTTGGGCTTAGGCGGATTGTTCATTATTTTAAAAGCAATTTTTGCTCCTGATGCTCCTGTTGGCAGCATTGAAATGGAGCGTACAATAGAAATATTAACAGGCTTTAGCTTAGGTGCTGAAAGCATTGCTTTGTTTGCCCGTGTAGGCGGCGGTATTTATACCAAAGCTGCTGATGTGGGTGCCGATCTGGTTGGTAAAGTAGAAGCCGGCATTCCGGAAGATGATCCACGCAACCCGGCTACTATTGCCGATAATGTGGGTGATAATGTGGGGGATGTTGCCGGTATGGGCGCTGACTTATTCGGAAGCTATGTGGCAACTGTTTTGGCAACAATGGTATTAGGTAGAGAAACCGTTAGCGCAGGTGATAAATTTGGTGGACTGGCTCCTATTCTTTTACCAATGCTGATAGCTGCTATGGGTATTTTATTTTCTATTGTCGGAACTTTCTTTGTAAAAATCTCTGATAAAGCAGGCCTTAGCACAGAAGCTGTTCAAAAAGCATTGAACATGGGTAACTGGGGCTCGATCGTATTAACTGCAATCGCTTCTTACTTCTTGGTATATTTTGTTTTACCGGATCATCTTTCTTTAAGAGGATATGATTTTACACCGAGTGGTGTATTTGGAGCGATCCTAGTTGGATTGGGTGTAGGTACCTTAATGAGCATTATTACCGAGTACTTTACGGCAATGGGTAAACGCCCTGTATTAAGCATTGTTCGTCAGTCAGGCACCGGTCATGCTACCAATATTATTGGCGGATTAGCAGTAGGTATGGAAAGTACTTTATTGCCTATCCTGGTATTGGCTGCAGGTATTTATGGCTCTTATCATTGCGCAGGATTATATGGTGTGGCTATTGCTGCTGCAGGCATGATGGCTACTACTGCTATGCAATTAGCAATTGATGCTTTTGGTCCGATCGCTGATAATGCCGGTGGGATTGCCGAAATGAGTGAACTACCAAAAGAAGTGCGTGAAAAAACAGACATATTGGATGCAGTGGGTAATACTACTGCCGCAACCGGTAAAGGTTTTGCGATCGCTTCTGCTGCTTTAACAGCATTGGCTTTATTTGCTGCATTTGTGGGCATTGCAGGTATTGATGGTATTGATATTTATCATGCGGATGTATTAGCCGGTTTATTTGTCGGCGGTATGATCCCTTTTATATTTTCATCTTTAGCCATTAAAGCAGTTGGTCAGGCTGCTATGGCAATGGTGGAGGAAGTGCGTCGCCAGTTCCGTACTATTCCGGGTATTATGGAAGGAACGGGAAAGCCGGAATACGATAAATGCGTGGCTATTTCAACAGATGCTTCTATTAAAAAAATGTTATTGCCGGGCGCTATTGCTATTTTATCTCCTTTAGTGATTGGTTTTATTTTTGGACCGGAAGTATTGGGTGGTTTCCTGGCAGGCGCTACCGTTAGTGGTGTGTTAATGGGAATGTTCCAGAACAATGCCGGCGGTGCATGGGATAATGCTAAGAAATCTTTTGAAAAAGGTGTTGAAATAAATGGTGAAACACATTACAAAAAGTCAGAACCACACAAGGCTTCTGTAACAGGTGATACCGTGGGCGATCCTTTTAAAGATACCAGCGGACCATCCATGAATATCTTAATTAAACTGATGAGTATAGTATCATTGGTGATCGCTCCTACGTTAGCTAAAATTCATCATAACAAGATAGAAGAAAACCGTAAAGCTAAAATTGAAACACTTATGCGGGTGGGAAGGGATAACAAGTAA
- a CDS encoding RNA polymerase sigma factor, with protein MSSDKYKHIDDNQLLQLFYTDKNNEWLGILLQRYTLLLLGVCMKYLKNEEEAKDAVQQIFLKVISELHKYKVDYFKSWLYMVAKNYCLMQLRNKDKQFKEIKENLLNAPDEEIKNAVLEKDTTLNNMESALEQLNAEQRECVTLFYLQKKSYQEITGITGYSLLQVKSYIQNGKRNLKIMLQQLQKNE; from the coding sequence TTGAGCTCCGATAAGTATAAACATATTGACGATAACCAACTGCTTCAATTATTTTACACTGATAAAAATAATGAGTGGTTGGGTATTTTATTGCAGCGCTATACATTGTTACTGCTGGGGGTGTGCATGAAATATTTAAAAAATGAAGAAGAAGCGAAAGATGCGGTACAGCAGATCTTTCTAAAGGTGATCTCCGAATTACATAAATACAAAGTGGACTATTTCAAAAGCTGGCTGTACATGGTGGCAAAGAATTATTGCCTGATGCAATTGAGGAATAAAGACAAACAGTTCAAAGAAATAAAAGAAAACCTGTTAAATGCTCCTGATGAGGAAATAAAAAATGCTGTTCTGGAAAAGGATACTACGCTTAACAATATGGAGTCTGCCTTGGAACAACTTAATGCAGAGCAGCGGGAATGCGTAACTTTGTTCTATCTTCAAAAGAAAAGTTACCAGGAAATAACAGGTATAACAGGATATAGTTTATTGCAGGTAAAAAGCTACATACAAAACGGCAAACGAAACTTGAAAATAATGCTGCAGCAATTACAAAAAAATGAGTGA